The proteins below come from a single Candidatus Kirkpatrickella diaphorinae genomic window:
- a CDS encoding DUF3050 domain-containing protein, whose product MFDKEVAELQRKLVDHELYSYIRTPAHLRVFMEAHLFAVWDFMSLAKRLQRELTTITLPWFPPQDPSKARFINEIILGEETDFGVDGKPASHLEMYLAAMKDMSCSSVAFETFSVSLRRGETLDASFEQAALPKYVRDFVRSTLSVALEGRLEEVASSFFYGREDSIPNMFQALLDRWGLDQGKVPRLVHYLTRHIELDGEDHGPAAQKILSDLIRDDASRDRAIHTARMAISMRLHLWDGILRDLKAQDGMSSEHAAADAPRSAAVL is encoded by the coding sequence ATGTTTGATAAAGAAGTTGCTGAATTGCAGCGCAAGCTCGTCGATCATGAGTTGTATAGTTATATCAGAACACCCGCGCATTTGCGGGTCTTCATGGAGGCGCATCTCTTTGCCGTCTGGGATTTCATGTCGCTTGCAAAGCGTCTGCAGCGGGAACTGACAACCATCACACTCCCCTGGTTTCCGCCGCAGGATCCCTCCAAGGCGCGCTTCATCAATGAGATCATTCTGGGGGAGGAGACGGATTTCGGCGTTGATGGTAAACCGGCCAGCCATCTTGAGATGTATCTCGCCGCGATGAAGGACATGTCATGTTCAAGCGTCGCTTTTGAGACATTTTCCGTGTCCCTGCGTCGTGGTGAAACGCTTGATGCAAGTTTCGAACAGGCCGCGCTGCCCAAATATGTCAGGGATTTTGTCCGTTCCACCCTTTCCGTCGCGTTGGAGGGGCGTCTGGAGGAGGTGGCGAGCAGTTTCTTCTATGGCCGCGAAGACTCCATCCCGAATATGTTTCAGGCTCTCCTGGATCGTTGGGGGCTGGACCAAGGCAAAGTGCCGCGCCTGGTGCATTATCTGACCCGTCATATTGAGCTGGATGGGGAAGATCACGGTCCGGCCGCGCAGAAAATTCTGTCTGATCTGATCCGCGATGACGCCAGCCGTGATCGCGCCATCCACACCGCCCGGATGGCGATTTCCATGCGTCTACATCTCTGGGACGGCATATTGCGCGACCTTAAGGCGCAGGACGGTATGTCGTCCGAACATGCCGCCGCCGACGCGCCGCGAAGCGCGGCCGTCCTTTAG
- a CDS encoding thiocillin family RiPP, with protein MLSKPPSVSFESLCADDALTEILVDQELDRVVGGADCFGSVGTAGSAGSAGGTFGSVGTAGTFGSGASSMCMGGGDS; from the coding sequence ATGCTCAGCAAACCCCCTTCGGTCAGTTTCGAGTCTCTCTGCGCGGATGATGCCTTGACGGAAATCCTTGTTGATCAGGAACTGGATCGCGTCGTCGGCGGGGCGGATTGTTTTGGCAGTGTCGGGACGGCGGGGTCGGCAGGATCGGCAGGTGGCACTTTCGGCTCCGTCGGGACGGCAGGGACATTCGGGTCTGGCGCGTCCTCTATGTGTATGGGCGGAGGTGATTCATGA
- a CDS encoding MFS transporter — MMWHRQSTSGMKLVDHRRRHVKTVKAVLMIGLVPGTQMMTRSASSLLLPEIQRHFAVSDTQIGHLQGTFDLFLASFLALPCAFFVDRYGSRCVLKNLILIWVISHLSCGLSASFSQFCFFKIIIAATEIGMVPVIYAMTPQYAGAINLMLTNAAVGALITLSYGAGYYFSGALFTVATLFAPARSDGLWRGVEAVSALLGLLLLLAVIVLPRPGIVSTGVRLTRRFIPGCTMRRDLKRRFLTLALLAGPNAFAAQGTLSMMTLALHRRFELDLSSLGHHLGAMSWLIGFLGFPVAAAVDSVARHVFRADIRLEIMLICLTMALPFIGAASIVSNAHLDIAMVGAFLFFSGVANVPIPTVIQEVTPTSLHGRVFAIWSLFMSAFGALGAVTMGVISDRFLSGKLLLSISILATSALALVVGPMALYLLFGKTRVTASLTSYEQ; from the coding sequence ATGATGTGGCATCGTCAATCAACAAGCGGGATGAAGCTTGTGGATCATCGGCGTCGCCACGTAAAAACTGTAAAAGCTGTTCTGATGATCGGCCTTGTGCCGGGCACGCAGATGATGACGCGTAGTGCCAGTTCTCTTCTACTTCCCGAAATACAGCGTCATTTTGCCGTTTCTGACACGCAGATAGGGCACTTACAGGGCACGTTCGACCTGTTTCTCGCAAGTTTCCTCGCGCTGCCCTGCGCGTTTTTTGTGGATCGCTACGGAAGTCGGTGCGTTCTCAAAAACCTCATTCTGATTTGGGTCATCAGCCACTTGTCATGCGGTTTGAGCGCCAGCTTCAGCCAGTTTTGCTTCTTCAAAATCATCATTGCGGCGACTGAAATTGGCATGGTTCCCGTGATTTACGCCATGACGCCGCAATATGCCGGCGCGATAAACCTCATGCTCACCAATGCGGCGGTCGGGGCGCTCATCACTTTAAGTTATGGCGCCGGATATTACTTCAGTGGCGCGCTCTTCACGGTGGCCACCTTATTTGCACCCGCGCGAAGCGACGGGCTGTGGCGCGGGGTGGAGGCGGTCAGCGCCCTCTTGGGCTTACTTCTTTTACTTGCCGTTATTGTTCTTCCCCGGCCCGGCATTGTTTCCACCGGGGTGAGGCTGACACGTCGATTTATTCCTGGCTGCACGATGCGTCGGGATTTAAAGCGACGTTTCCTCACCCTTGCCCTGCTGGCGGGCCCGAATGCTTTTGCTGCACAAGGCACCCTATCCATGATGACGCTCGCTTTACATCGGCGCTTCGAGCTCGATCTCTCCTCTCTGGGACATCATCTTGGAGCAATGAGCTGGCTGATCGGCTTTCTTGGCTTTCCGGTCGCGGCGGCTGTGGATAGCGTCGCCCGTCACGTCTTCAGAGCAGATATCCGGCTTGAAATCATGTTGATCTGCCTGACTATGGCCCTCCCCTTTATCGGTGCCGCCAGTATAGTGAGCAATGCGCATCTCGATATCGCCATGGTTGGCGCTTTCCTGTTTTTTTCCGGCGTGGCCAATGTCCCGATACCGACGGTGATTCAGGAGGTCACGCCGACATCCCTTCATGGGCGTGTTTTCGCAATATGGTCACTTTTCATGTCGGCTTTCGGCGCGCTGGGCGCGGTGACAATGGGCGTTATCTCGGACCGCTTTTTATCCGGCAAGCTCCTTCTTTCCATCTCTATCCTGGCAACCTCCGCCCTGGCATTGGTCGTAGGGCCAATGGCGCTTTACCTCTTATTTGGAAAAACTCGTGTGACGGCATCATTAACAAGTTATGAGCAATAA
- a CDS encoding DUF3320 domain-containing protein gives MHGFGEQNSIEADPEEDIPKTPSIYADLSDCFTYASYQNAVPVLRAIEIRNVGGLHLENIRLELTSNPAFLRPKTWTIERLIPGDDLPLSDRKIDLDAAYLAGLNEAERGEVTLRLISKDVVLDEQHFPVRLLARDEWGGVKGMAQLLPAFVMPNDPAISKILLAAADILEKNGHPSGLDGYQSDSPQRSFMLTAAIYAAIAAAGLHYAEPPASFEERGQKVRRPGRIVEEKLATCLDTTLLFAAALEGAGLNPVILMFKGHAAVGVWLIKRHFSHTVEDDQMEVRKALASHEMIIFETTGVTQRPPMILEAAQHALDHRMSEEAAPDFTAAIDVKRAHSGGVTPLASHEAPQHPVEDADSGGAFHPLSLPAIPSFIDMPGLFVEEKPTNAAGRIDRWQKKLLDLTLRNRLLNFPSTKKTIPFLCTDVAYLEDRLADGAAIQIVSLPEQNPIGERDEALYREKHGRDLNESYAAAALKRDELPSPLSGEELSARLIDMHRQVRNDFAEGGANTLFLAVGFLRWRKKPEDEKSYRAPLLLIPVKLERRSASAPFRLRFNEDDPRFNATLLQFLERDFDLQLPQFGGELPKDESGIDVPRILNAMRQAVRDVPGMEVIDETALSTFSFAKYLMWKDLVERTEALRENRVVAHLIDTPDKPFDDGTSLRFDETELDQRYAPADIISLLPADSSQVAASIIAAEGQDFVLVGPPGTGKSQTIANMIANCLGSGKTVLFVAEKTAALDVVYRRLREHGLGAHCIELHSSKSDRRHFLTQLRTAWEYHSRNDPTEWITINDRLKLRRDQLNLYVDALHKKYSNGWTPYLALGTALRGADVAAPHFEWPKERTHDPASLAALEELADNLGEYFAALQHVPALELVDFDDHNIAWQNALLDSAQALRNAAERLASSLNVFRDALGISATRQPVEDEIAMLTRLASAIEAGRDRDLTIAFEGDFTRYERDRLDFTAAITAYRDAEQKLAARFTPESVQSIDVEALDLRWREANAALWPLSVLARQKVTRLLQTYAAEGTVKPENDLSLLTRMKDQGAIITQTPLNGLSLPIKGLETNLTELEEIFDHAGRLRTALSFHGRNLDESAQATRKVAAALRDRQAHDGIWLACERLLSAHQSFGDACERFSERAGRAIRLDKTSDALIALCDRLEALENARRNLRDWSGWCRIRNQARAVDLGALVEQIEKGAIPASQARTAFRLGYARWWLGTVMEENAVLRNFDRFLHEKAIRDFREIDDLVRKHAVGRIVSRLTHDLPDVQSVPRKSELGLLRHQMELQRPSQSIREMISKMPESFPKLAQCMLMSPLSISQFLPPNQKLFDVVIFDEASQISTWDAVGAIARGRQTIIVGDPKQLPPTNFFGSNHDDEDVAEYEKDMESILDEAKAAGIPVRDLRWHYRSRSESLIAFSNHHYYQGRLVTFPSPQVDDRAVKLRKIPHGVYDRGKSRTNRIEAEADADEAVSRMRQWLNLPEEKRPTLGVITFNVQQQALILDLIDLARRNEPELEWFFSDDRIEPTIVKNLENVQGDERDVILFSITFWKDAAGKLFMDFGALNREGGERRLNVAVTRARQELIVFSGFTADHIDVARVKAAGAHDLKAFLDYAERGAVALPARNAGSVGDYDSPFEEAVAAKLTQRGWRVAPQIGVSGFRIDIGVHHPDLAGAYLAGVECDGATYHSAATARDRDKVREQVLAGLGWNIIRVWSTDWWYDAEGCTERLHQALENLLEESRARQDAEAARFQAEAGLDAVKTDIAPSEEASVEDYLPPPRIDETLPQAADVTPPPVTAPEPERFARAMMPPVPRVSSDRFYRITDFSAMKIDPDRFYDPDYGDTLRAMVNAVIETESPLRTDILYQRIARAHGWSRTGSKIREQIDRHLPDFTRATESSGEFIWQRGADTSLIAYRRPQGEETRRAISDIPLTEIASVVRGNPEIFNDADPARDLARLLGVERLAAAARARLEEAITLGRPDMTAETTSSEADALP, from the coding sequence ATGCACGGTTTCGGTGAGCAGAATTCCATTGAGGCTGATCCCGAAGAGGACATCCCGAAAACGCCATCCATCTATGCGGATCTTTCAGACTGCTTTACTTACGCCTCTTATCAAAATGCTGTCCCCGTCCTCCGCGCGATTGAAATCAGAAATGTCGGCGGCCTGCATCTCGAAAATATACGTCTGGAGCTTACCTCCAACCCGGCTTTTTTAAGGCCGAAGACCTGGACGATTGAACGTCTGATACCCGGTGATGACCTGCCGCTGAGCGATCGGAAGATTGATCTCGACGCCGCTTATCTTGCCGGACTGAATGAAGCTGAACGCGGCGAGGTGACGTTACGGCTCATATCCAAAGATGTCGTGCTTGACGAGCAGCATTTTCCCGTCCGCCTCCTGGCACGTGACGAGTGGGGCGGCGTCAAGGGAATGGCGCAGTTATTGCCCGCTTTCGTCATGCCAAACGACCCGGCCATTTCAAAAATTCTGCTCGCCGCCGCTGATATTCTGGAAAAAAATGGTCATCCGAGTGGATTGGATGGTTATCAATCTGACTCGCCTCAGCGCAGCTTTATGCTGACAGCCGCAATCTATGCTGCGATCGCGGCAGCAGGCCTCCATTACGCGGAACCGCCCGCCAGTTTTGAGGAACGCGGACAGAAAGTGCGCCGACCGGGCAGGATTGTTGAAGAAAAACTCGCGACATGTCTCGATACAACGCTGCTTTTCGCCGCGGCGCTGGAGGGGGCGGGCCTGAACCCCGTCATCCTGATGTTCAAGGGTCATGCCGCGGTCGGCGTCTGGCTCATCAAACGGCATTTCAGCCATACGGTGGAAGATGATCAGATGGAGGTCCGCAAGGCGCTCGCATCGCATGAGATGATCATATTTGAAACGACGGGCGTCACGCAACGCCCACCGATGATACTGGAAGCAGCACAGCACGCGCTTGATCATCGCATGAGCGAGGAAGCCGCGCCGGATTTTACGGCAGCCATCGATGTCAAACGCGCCCACAGCGGCGGCGTTACCCCGCTCGCCTCGCATGAAGCCCCGCAACATCCCGTTGAAGACGCAGATTCAGGCGGCGCTTTCCACCCTTTATCCTTGCCCGCCATCCCCTCTTTCATTGATATGCCCGGCCTCTTTGTTGAGGAAAAGCCGACAAATGCTGCCGGTCGCATTGATCGATGGCAGAAGAAACTCCTTGATCTGACATTGCGCAATCGCCTGCTCAATTTTCCCTCAACGAAAAAGACGATCCCGTTTCTCTGCACGGATGTCGCTTATCTGGAGGACCGCCTGGCGGATGGCGCCGCGATTCAAATCGTGTCTCTGCCAGAGCAAAATCCGATCGGGGAGAGAGACGAAGCCCTCTATCGGGAAAAGCACGGACGCGACCTGAATGAAAGCTACGCCGCCGCGGCCCTGAAACGGGATGAACTCCCCTCCCCGCTGAGCGGGGAGGAACTCTCAGCACGCCTGATTGACATGCATCGCCAGGTCCGCAACGATTTTGCCGAAGGTGGCGCGAATACGCTGTTCCTCGCGGTCGGATTTTTACGATGGCGCAAAAAGCCGGAAGATGAGAAATCCTATCGTGCGCCCCTGTTACTGATCCCGGTCAAGCTGGAACGTCGAAGTGCGAGCGCGCCCTTCCGCCTGCGCTTTAATGAGGATGATCCACGTTTCAACGCAACGTTGCTACAATTTCTGGAGCGTGACTTTGATCTGCAGCTCCCGCAATTTGGCGGCGAACTCCCGAAGGATGAAAGTGGCATTGACGTCCCCCGCATTCTGAATGCGATGCGCCAGGCCGTGCGCGACGTGCCGGGCATGGAAGTCATTGACGAGACCGCCCTCTCCACTTTCAGTTTTGCCAAATATCTGATGTGGAAAGACCTCGTCGAGCGCACGGAGGCATTGAGAGAAAACCGCGTCGTCGCGCACCTGATCGACACACCTGACAAACCATTCGATGACGGTACGTCTCTGCGATTTGATGAAACCGAGCTCGACCAGCGTTACGCACCGGCGGATATCATCAGCCTCCTCCCTGCGGATTCATCACAGGTTGCGGCGAGTATTATCGCAGCCGAGGGGCAGGATTTCGTGCTCGTGGGCCCGCCGGGCACGGGTAAAAGCCAGACGATCGCCAACATGATCGCCAATTGCCTCGGTTCCGGTAAGACGGTCCTTTTCGTTGCGGAGAAGACCGCCGCGCTTGACGTTGTTTATCGGCGCTTGCGGGAGCACGGTCTGGGCGCACATTGCATCGAGCTTCATTCCAGTAAATCAGACCGACGTCATTTCCTGACCCAGTTACGAACAGCCTGGGAATACCATTCCCGGAATGATCCAACAGAATGGATCACGATTAATGACCGTCTCAAATTGCGACGCGATCAACTTAATCTGTATGTCGACGCGCTTCACAAGAAATATTCCAATGGATGGACGCCCTATCTCGCCCTGGGCACCGCGCTGCGCGGCGCTGATGTCGCGGCACCGCATTTTGAATGGCCGAAGGAGCGCACGCACGACCCAGCATCTCTAGCCGCATTGGAGGAGCTTGCGGATAATCTCGGTGAATATTTTGCCGCGTTGCAACACGTACCCGCATTGGAGCTCGTGGATTTCGACGATCACAATATCGCCTGGCAGAATGCGCTGCTCGATAGCGCGCAGGCCTTACGTAACGCGGCGGAGAGGCTCGCCAGTTCCCTGAATGTCTTTCGCGATGCACTCGGTATCTCCGCCACCCGACAGCCCGTTGAGGACGAGATCGCGATGCTCACGCGTTTGGCGTCCGCCATCGAGGCAGGCCGTGATCGCGACCTCACCATCGCTTTCGAGGGAGATTTCACCAGATATGAGAGAGATCGCCTCGACTTCACCGCCGCGATCACGGCCTACCGGGATGCGGAGCAGAAACTTGCGGCGCGTTTCACGCCGGAATCCGTGCAATCCATTGACGTAGAGGCACTTGACCTCCGATGGCGGGAAGCCAACGCCGCCTTGTGGCCGCTTTCAGTATTGGCCCGACAAAAAGTGACGCGCCTGCTTCAGACCTATGCCGCGGAAGGCACGGTCAAGCCTGAGAACGACCTGAGCCTTCTGACACGGATGAAAGATCAGGGCGCGATCATCACGCAAACACCGCTTAACGGTTTGTCGCTTCCCATCAAAGGGCTCGAAACCAACCTGACCGAGCTTGAGGAGATTTTTGATCACGCCGGACGTCTGCGCACCGCATTGAGCTTTCACGGCCGCAATCTTGATGAATCTGCGCAGGCAACCCGGAAAGTGGCGGCCGCCTTGCGCGACAGGCAGGCCCATGACGGCATCTGGCTTGCCTGTGAGCGTCTCCTCTCGGCGCATCAAAGTTTCGGCGATGCGTGTGAGCGGTTTTCAGAGCGGGCAGGGCGCGCGATCCGCCTTGATAAAACCTCAGACGCACTTATTGCGCTTTGCGACCGTCTGGAGGCGCTGGAGAATGCGCGACGCAACCTGCGCGACTGGTCAGGCTGGTGCCGCATCCGCAACCAGGCGCGCGCCGTCGATCTCGGCGCATTGGTTGAGCAGATTGAAAAAGGCGCCATCCCCGCCAGCCAGGCGCGGACAGCCTTCCGCCTCGGATATGCACGATGGTGGCTGGGCACCGTCATGGAAGAGAATGCGGTGCTGCGCAACTTTGATCGCTTCCTGCATGAAAAAGCGATCCGTGACTTCCGGGAAATTGATGATCTCGTCCGGAAACATGCTGTCGGGCGGATTGTGAGTCGGCTGACGCATGATCTGCCCGATGTGCAAAGCGTGCCCAGAAAATCCGAACTCGGCCTTCTGCGTCATCAGATGGAATTACAGCGCCCCAGTCAGTCGATCCGGGAGATGATCAGTAAAATGCCGGAGAGCTTCCCGAAGCTGGCGCAATGTATGTTAATGTCGCCCCTCTCCATCTCCCAGTTCCTGCCGCCGAACCAGAAACTCTTCGATGTTGTGATATTCGATGAGGCCTCACAGATCTCCACATGGGACGCGGTAGGCGCGATTGCACGCGGGCGACAGACGATCATTGTCGGTGATCCCAAGCAGCTCCCGCCGACCAATTTCTTCGGCAGCAATCATGATGATGAAGATGTTGCTGAATATGAGAAAGATATGGAGAGCATTCTCGATGAGGCGAAAGCCGCCGGTATCCCCGTGCGCGATCTGCGCTGGCATTATCGCAGCCGCAGCGAATCCCTTATCGCCTTCTCCAATCATCATTATTATCAAGGCCGTTTAGTCACCTTCCCTTCTCCTCAGGTCGATGACCGCGCCGTCAAACTGCGAAAAATCCCGCATGGCGTTTATGACCGCGGCAAAAGCCGCACAAATCGCATTGAGGCAGAAGCTGACGCAGATGAGGCCGTTTCCCGCATGCGGCAATGGTTGAACCTGCCGGAAGAGAAACGCCCGACCCTGGGCGTCATCACTTTCAACGTGCAGCAACAGGCGCTGATCCTCGACCTGATTGATCTCGCCCGCCGCAATGAACCGGAACTTGAATGGTTCTTTTCCGATGACCGAATCGAACCCACCATCGTCAAAAATCTTGAAAACGTGCAGGGTGACGAGCGCGATGTCATTCTCTTTTCCATTACCTTCTGGAAGGATGCGGCCGGCAAGCTCTTCATGGATTTTGGCGCGCTGAATCGTGAAGGCGGGGAGAGACGCCTCAATGTTGCTGTGACCCGTGCACGGCAGGAACTCATCGTTTTCTCCGGTTTCACCGCTGACCATATCGATGTTGCCCGCGTGAAGGCGGCAGGCGCGCATGATCTCAAGGCTTTCCTCGATTATGCTGAGCGTGGGGCGGTCGCATTACCGGCCCGGAATGCGGGTTCTGTCGGCGATTATGACTCACCATTTGAGGAGGCCGTCGCCGCAAAACTCACGCAACGTGGATGGCGCGTCGCGCCCCAGATTGGCGTTTCCGGATTTCGTATCGATATTGGCGTGCACCATCCGGATCTCGCCGGGGCCTATCTCGCTGGCGTAGAATGTGATGGCGCCACTTATCACAGCGCCGCAACTGCCCGCGATCGGGACAAAGTGCGGGAGCAGGTTCTTGCCGGGCTTGGCTGGAATATCATCCGCGTCTGGTCAACCGATTGGTGGTATGACGCCGAGGGTTGCACTGAGCGCCTGCATCAGGCCCTCGAAAATCTGTTGGAGGAAAGTCGCGCGAGACAGGACGCAGAAGCGGCACGCTTTCAGGCCGAAGCGGGCCTTGACGCCGTCAAAACCGACATCGCGCCATCAGAGGAAGCAAGCGTCGAAGATTACCTCCCGCCCCCTCGCATTGATGAAACCCTACCGCAAGCGGCTGACGTCACGCCCCCGCCCGTGACAGCACCGGAACCGGAGCGCTTCGCGAGAGCCATGATGCCTCCCGTGCCAAGAGTTTCGTCGGATCGATTTTACCGAATCACTGATTTCTCAGCCATGAAGATCGACCCTGACCGTTTTTACGATCCTGATTACGGCGACACGTTACGTGCGATGGTCAATGCCGTCATTGAAACGGAAAGTCCTCTCCGCACCGATATACTTTATCAGCGCATCGCGCGGGCGCATGGCTGGTCACGGACCGGCAGCAAAATCCGGGAACAGATTGACAGACATCTGCCTGATTTCACGCGCGCCACCGAATCAAGCGGGGAATTTATCTGGCAGCGCGGCGCGGATACAAGCCTCATCGCTTACCGTCGCCCACAGGGAGAGGAAACGCGCCGCGCCATTTCCGACATCCCCCTTACGGAAATCGCATCCGTGGTTCGGGGCAATCCAGAGATTTTCAATGATGCAGACCCGGCACGCGATCTCGCCCGCCTGCTCGGCGTCGAACGTTTGGCAGCCGCAGCGCGCGCGAGGCTTGAAGAAGCCATCACCCTCGGGCGTCCGGATATGACCGCCGAAACCACATCATCGGAAGCGGACGCCCTACCTTGA